From a region of the Methanoculleus receptaculi genome:
- the uppS gene encoding polyprenyl diphosphate synthase, translating into MRLRSGIEPLYERYLRRQVRHVPRHIAVIQDGNRRYAQKQGVNTSIGHRMGADTTERVLNWAQELGVQQITLYTFSTENFRRDESELEALFTLFKEKFRAILDDERVKKNHIRVRMIGDRSLLPADLLEAIDAAEEATRQYSNYFINVAIAYGGRNEIVHAARSILEKVRQGAIDPDTIDPATVERHLNRGALIPPVDLIIRTGNDYRTSNFLPWLANGHESAVYFCAPYWPAFRKIDLLRAMRVFDQRMRLKERTAG; encoded by the coding sequence CTGAGACTCCGATCGGGGATCGAACCCCTCTATGAACGTTACCTGAGGCGGCAGGTGAGGCACGTCCCCCGCCACATCGCGGTGATCCAGGACGGAAACCGCCGGTACGCGCAGAAACAGGGAGTGAATACGTCGATCGGCCACCGCATGGGAGCGGACACCACGGAACGGGTGCTCAACTGGGCGCAGGAACTTGGCGTGCAGCAGATAACGCTCTACACCTTCTCCACCGAGAACTTCCGGCGGGACGAGAGCGAGCTTGAGGCGCTCTTTACACTCTTTAAAGAGAAGTTCAGGGCGATCCTGGACGACGAGCGGGTTAAGAAGAACCACATCCGGGTGCGGATGATCGGGGATCGCTCGCTCCTGCCCGCAGACCTCCTTGAGGCCATCGATGCGGCGGAGGAGGCGACCAGACAATACAGCAACTACTTCATCAACGTCGCCATAGCCTACGGCGGCAGGAACGAGATCGTGCACGCCGCCCGATCGATCCTGGAGAAGGTCAGGCAGGGGGCCATCGACCCGGACACCATTGACCCCGCAACCGTCGAGCGCCACCTCAACCGCGGTGCGCTCATACCGCCCGTTGACCTGATCATCCGCACCGGCAACGACTACCGGACGTCCAACTTCCTCCCCTGGCTTGCAAACGGCCATGAGTCGGCGGTCTACTTCTGCGCTCCATACTGGCCGGCGTTTAGAAAGATCGACCTTTTGCGCGCGATGCGGGTCTTTGACCAGCGTATGAGGCTCAAGGAGCGCACGGCCGGGTGA